From [Flavobacterium] thermophilum:
GGAGGGGACGCGATGCGCTTTTCCAATGCAGTGGCAGTTGTCACCGGCGGGGGCAGCGGCATCGGCCGAGCGACGGCCATTCGGCTGGCGCAGGAAGGGGCGACGGTCATTCTTGTCGGCCGCACGGCGGCGAAACTCGAAACAACCGCTCAAACGATCGAACGGATGGAAGGAGCCGGAAAGGCAGAGGTGTTTGTCGCGGATGTCACCAACCGGGAGCAAGTGAAAGGACTGGCCGACTATGTGCGCCGCCAGCATGGCGATCTGCATGTGCTGGTCAACAATGCCGGCATTTCGACCCATACGAAATGGCTTGAGCTGACCGAACAGGAATGGGACGACGTGCAACAAGTGAACATGAAAAGCGTGTTTCTTGTTTCCCAAACGCTCGCTCCCCTGATGATTGAGGGAGCAAAGCGGGAGCGCGCCAACCGGGCGGTCGTCAACGTCGCCTCGCTGTCGGGTTATCAGGCTGGAGCGCACATTCCGCACTACAGTGCGGCGAAAGCGGGAGTGATCAGTTTGACGAAATCGCTCGCCTTGGAGCTGGCTCCGTACGGCATTCGAGTCAACTCTGTCTCACCTGGCTTTGTCGAGACGCCGCTTACCGAGCGCGGACTGCAAAACGAACGGTTTGTGAAAGCCATCGAACGCAACACCGCCTTAAGGCGGGTGGGGGCGCCGGAGGAAATTGCCAATGTCATCGCCTTTCTTGCCTCGGCGGAAGCGTCGTATATGACTGGCTCTGATGTGCTTGTCGATGGAGGGTGGCTGATTACATAGCCTTGCCGGTTTTGCGGTGTTAATGAAAACGTGGAAAGGGGAGAAGGAACATGGCGGAATCTCCGCATTTGCTTGTTGAACGATCCCATTCAGTGTTATGGCTGACATTGAACCGCCCAGAGCGGCTTAACGCGTTCAGCCCCGATATGGTGGCCGGATTAACAGAAGAGATCGAACGCGCCGCTGTGGATGACGGTGTGCGGGCCATCGTCTTATCCGGCGCTGGGAGAGCGTTTTGCGCCGGCGGGGATGTGAAAACGATGGGACAGTCCAACGCCCAGCAAGCCTACGATCATATCGGCCGACTCAATCGTCTTATTCTGGCCATGCAGCGATGCGAAAAACCGATCATCGCCGCCGTGCACGGATTTGCCGCCGGGGCGGGGTTTAACCTCGCGCTGGCCTGCGATTTCATCATTGCGGCGGATGACACTCAATTCATTTTAAGCTTTGCCAAAGTCGGGCTGGTGTCTGATGGCGGCGGATCGTATTGGCTGCCGCGGCTTGTCGGCCCACATTTGGCCAAACAACTGTTCTTTACCGCTGAGCCCATTTCGGCCCGCCGTTTGCATGAACTTGGCGTCTTAAGCGACGTCGTTCCGGCGGAAACACTGCGTGAGGCGGCCGAAACGATCGCGGTCAAGCTCGCCCAAGGACCGACGAAGGCGATCGGCCATCAAAAACGGCTCATCACCCATGCCATGACCGCTTCCCTTGAGGAGATACTCGAAGAAGAGCGGCTCGTTCAGGGGCTGATGGTGGAAACAGCTGACCACCGGGAAGGCGTGGCGGCGTTTCAGGAAAAACGGGAGCCGGTGTTCAAGGGAAAGTAACGGGCAGTACGGCCAATGGACGAATGAATGGAAAAGGTGTCCTGATTGATGCGGGACACCTTTTGATTATTTCGCTTTTGGAACGACAGAGGAGAGCGGTTGGCGGCCGTCAAGCAGCCGGCTGATATCGATCATCAGTTGGTCGGCCGTTTCATATGGCCTCTCCAGCTGCAGCATTCTTCTCAATATCCGACAGGCGTGCGGCGACAATGCAAGCTCTTCTTCCCAGCTTTTTTCCTCATCGCTTGTCGGTTCATAAGACGAGTACAATAAAAATAAGGTAAAGTGTCCAAGGGCATAGAAATCGCTTCGTGGATGCGGTTCGCGCCGCAGCCGCTTCTCAAGCGGGTCGTCATCGCGGAAATCCACCGGTTCGCCGATGCGGCAGGCCAAGCCGAAGTCGATGACAAACACCGTTCCATTGCGCCAGATGATGTTCGGGATGCGCAAATCGCGGTGGACAATCCCCAAAGTATGCAGGTGGCACACGACCATCAACACGTCGCGCAGCAGCTGGAACGCTGCCTGTTCCGTATACGTGACTCCCCGTTTGAAGATCAAGTCTTCCACGGTTTCTCCTTCGATGTACTCCATCACGAGATGCGGCTGT
This genomic window contains:
- the prkC_2 gene encoding Serine/threonine-protein kinase PrkC, whose product is MKRFFERHPFVSRWVDRPHRGGKVLLGRYEIIEELGMGSYGIAYKGRDLHTKRFVVVKQARRTKGEDGRRLLQREADLLARLRHPQIPRLYDRFVERGQPHLVMEYIEGETVEDLIFKRGVTYTEQAAFQLLRDVLMVVCHLHTLGIVHRDLRIPNIIWRNGTVFVIDFGLACRIGEPVDFRDDDPLEKRLRREPHPRSDFYALGHFTLFLLYSSYEPTSDEEKSWEEELALSPHACRILRRMLQLERPYETADQLMIDISRLLDGRQPLSSVVPKAK
- the fabG_5 gene encoding 3-oxoacyl-[acyl-carrier-protein] reductase FabG — its product is MRFSNAVAVVTGGGSGIGRATAIRLAQEGATVILVGRTAAKLETTAQTIERMEGAGKAEVFVADVTNREQVKGLADYVRRQHGDLHVLVNNAGISTHTKWLELTEQEWDDVQQVNMKSVFLVSQTLAPLMIEGAKRERANRAVVNVASLSGYQAGAHIPHYSAAKAGVISLTKSLALELAPYGIRVNSVSPGFVETPLTERGLQNERFVKAIERNTALRRVGAPEEIANVIAFLASAEASYMTGSDVLVDGGWLIT
- the echA8_3 gene encoding Probable enoyl-CoA hydratase echA8, which translates into the protein MAESPHLLVERSHSVLWLTLNRPERLNAFSPDMVAGLTEEIERAAVDDGVRAIVLSGAGRAFCAGGDVKTMGQSNAQQAYDHIGRLNRLILAMQRCEKPIIAAVHGFAAGAGFNLALACDFIIAADDTQFILSFAKVGLVSDGGGSYWLPRLVGPHLAKQLFFTAEPISARRLHELGVLSDVVPAETLREAAETIAVKLAQGPTKAIGHQKRLITHAMTASLEEILEEERLVQGLMVETADHREGVAAFQEKREPVFKGK